Proteins co-encoded in one Setaria viridis chromosome 9, Setaria_viridis_v4.0, whole genome shotgun sequence genomic window:
- the LOC117836627 gene encoding peptidyl-prolyl cis-trans isomerase: MAPTRSNHPRVFLDINIGGEHVGRVVIELFADEVPNTAENFRMLCTGERGTGRWSGKRLHYKGAPFHRVVPGFMCQGGDITASNGTGGESALGYGRYFPDEGFSAVKHDGPGVVSMANAGPNTNGSQFFITFAETPWLDDRHVAFGRVVEGMDAVRAIEKAGSMSGRTVRPVVIADCGEVKHRALF, from the coding sequence ATGGCGCCGACTAGGAGCAACCACCCCAGGGTGTTCCTGGACATCAACATCGGTGGCGAGCACGTCGGCCGCGTTGTCATCGAGCTGTTCGCCGACGAGGTGCCCAACACGGCGGAGAACTTCCGGATGCTGTGCACCGGCGAGCGCGGCACGGGGCGGTGGTCGGGCAAGCGCCTGCACTACAAGGGCGCGCCGTTCCACCGGGTGGTGCCCGGTTTCATGTGCCAGGGCGGCGACATCACCGCGAGCAACGGCACCGGCGGGGAGTCCGCGCTCGGCTACGGCCGGTACTTCCCCGACGAAGGGTTCAGCGCCGTCAAGCACGACGGCCCCGGCGTGGTGTCCATGGCCAACGCCGGGCCCAACACCAACGGCTCCCAGTTCTTCATCACCTTCGCCGAGACGCCGTGGCTGGACGACCGCCACGTCGCGTTCGGCCGTGTCGTGGAAGGGATGGACGCCGTGCGCGCCATCGAGAAGGCCGGGTCCATGAGCGGCAGGACGGTGAGGCCCGTCGTCATCGCCGACTGCGGCGAGGTCAAGCACCGCGCCCTGTTCTAA
- the LOC117839704 gene encoding uncharacterized protein: protein MEQAGNETNLKPNHSPCMFPSALTFNQILIHPRSPTPSSSPFSNRGLYICMHVPSHTPTQTSNKHTIEQAHKELALSEASYCLAAMELLPCIATLLLLLSCSLAAATTAPLGTIERVTKQRILASIPPGGRPPVLFLTSPSGKYAAYFVRTHTVPGAGGLGADFCYVEVVDAATAGAHGGAAEGEEDGVAAAAAAASGKSVWESECRPISTVNTCTLLFSWHGLEVFDGREEVWHGETNTDGTNFLETLELVDDGDMRIRDKDGELAWRASDEPRHAQHCGAPGSPGLATALPPFAEPLGAHSSNLPFGMEPDGNGHSADLPQAADVGTGAAALGGAAGVAAPGLGEGEPDAAADVGSGAAAVGGGAGVAGPGLGAGEHDAAAEEGGAVAGFDPQPLVDNSPYDSGAWKEGRGAHIAAIGVAVCVSAVLGTMGVGL, encoded by the coding sequence ATGGAGCAGGCCGGTAACGAAACAAACCTCAAACCCAACCACTCCCCATGCATGTTTCCATCAGCTTTGACCTTTAATCAAATCCTAATCCATCCTCGTTCTCCAACTCCATCATCGTCTCCTTTCTCCAACCGGGGactatatatatgcatgcatgtaccAAGCCATACACCAACccaaacaagcaacaaacacacaATCGAGCAAGCACACAAGGAGCTAGCACTTTCAGAAGCTAGCTACTGCCTTGCAGCCATGGAGCTCCTCCCTTGCATCGCcaccctgctcctcctcctctcttgcTCCCTGGCGGCAGCGACGACGGCGCCACTGGGGACGATCGAGCGCGTGACCAAGCAGCGGATCCTGGCGAGCATCCCGCCCGGCGGGCGCCCGCCCGTGCTGTTCCTCACGTCGCCGTCCGGCAAGTACGCGGCCTACTTCGTGCGCACGCACACCGTTCCGGGTGCCGGCGGGCTCGGCGCCGACTTCTGCTACGTCGAGGTGGTCGACGCCGCGACGGCCGGCGcccatggcggcgccgccgagggcgaggaggacggcgttgccgcagcagcagcagccgcgagCGGGAAGAGCGTGTGGGAGTCGGAGTGCCGTCCCATCAGCACGGTGAACACGTGCACGCTGCTCTTCTCGTGGCACGGGCTGGAGGTGTTCGACGGCAGGGAGGAGGTGTGGCACGGCGAGACCAACACCGACGGTACCAACTTCCTCGAGACGCTCGagctcgtcgacgacggcgacatGCGCATCCGCGACAAGGACGGCGAGCTCGCCTGGCGCGCCAGCGACGAGCCGCGCCACGCGCAGCACTGCGGCGCGCCGGGCTCGCCGGGCCTCGCCACCGCGCTCCCGCCATTCGCCGAGCCCCTCGGCGCGCACAGCAGCAACCTGCCCTTCGGCATGGAACCTGACGGcaacggccactcggccgacctGCCACAGGCGGCCGACGTCGGCACCGGAGCAGCAGCCCTCGGTGGCGCCGCGGGGGTGGCCGCGCCTGGGCTCGGGGAGGGAGAGCccgacgcggcggccgacgTCGGCAGCGGAGCAGCGGccgtcggtggcggcgcgggggtgGCCGGCCCTGGCCTCGGAGCGGGAGAGCAcgacgcggcggccgaggagggcGGCGCCGTGGCGGGGTTCGATCCCCAGCCGCTAGTGGACAACAGTCCCTATGACAGTGGGGCCTGGAAAGAGGGCCGTGGGGCCCATATCGCCGCCATTGGCGTCGCTGTCTGCGTCTCAGCCGTGCTTGGCACCATGGGCGTGGGTCTCTAA
- the LOC117840474 gene encoding uncharacterized protein: MAAAATTMAASQHDARQAAEGEGTAATLVLRCFDGVKVAVPAALARGRSGLVAAAAGERVVDVPGNVHGPVVAKVAAYWEGRAAAKEEEGAAFDAAFLAGLRHDALVDLIHAAHHLGDAALFDLFRPTRA, from the coding sequence atggcggcggcggcaacaacGATGGCGGCGTCTCAACACGACGCGAggcaggcggcggagggagaggggacggcggcgacatTGGTGCTCCGGTGCTTCGACGGCGTGAAGGTCGCGGTGCCTGCGGCGCTCGCGCGGGGGCGGTCGGGgctggtggccgcggcggccggggagcgCGTGGTGGACGTGCCGGGCAACGTGCACGGCCCCGTGGTCGCCAAGGTGGCCGCGTACTGGGAGGGCCGCGCCgcggcgaaggaggaggagggggcggcgttcGACGCCGCGTTCCTGGCGGGGCTGCGGcacgacgcgctggtggacctCATCCACGCCGCCCACCACCTCGGCGACGCGGCGCTCTTCGACCTCTTCAGGCCCACTAGAGCCTGA